Genomic window (Culex pipiens pallens isolate TS chromosome 3, TS_CPP_V2, whole genome shotgun sequence):
CGCCACGCTCAGCGCTAAAACGCCCAAGAAGATTGCACCGCGCATCTTGTCTGCTCAAGCTACCAACTCAAACTGATAAGACTCTTTCGTCCCTAGGTCTGCCACAAGACGTTCGCGCAATCGGGCGATCGGAACGTGCACATGCGACGTCACAACGGCGACGATCGACCTCACAAGTGCGCCTACTGCGACAAGAGCTTCGGACTGGCCAAAGCGCTGCGATCGCACGTCCGCTTGCACACCGGCGAGCGACCGTTTGTGTGTTCGCTGTGCCAGGCGGGCTTCATTTCGTACAGTGCGCTGGCGGGTAGGTTGAACATGTTGTTGCGGCGCGTTTTGGATTTGATTtggattgtttttgtttgctttgcAGCACACACGTTGAAGCACCAGGAAGAGGAGCTGATTCGGAGTGAACTACAAACGTGAATAGAAGGTATGTTTGTTTCGAATAAAGAAAATTGACATTTGATTTTCAGCTATCTTTAAATGTGTGAAACTCCCTGGATCCTGGACAGTAAAGAAAGCTTCTCAAATCTTCAAGATTCCTCCGTTGTCGATCAAATGCAATAAGCCTAAACGCAAATAGATGACGAAAATTCTACTACATTTATCAGATAGAGATGTTAGTCAAGCATGACTTCAAAACTCCATAACTAATCAGTGACCAGAAGAAAGAAGCCTGCTCGCAAAGAAGTGTCAAAAACAGTGATCGCAAAATGAACTCTTCGGCATTTCTTCGATGGAGATGCATGACTGCAACACGGAATGCCTCATTCTGGTGATCGGAAGCAAGAAGCTTTAACGCAAAAAGATGTCTGAAACCGTAAAAAGATGTCTGAAACCTATCGCTGCGTGATCACTCACTCGTACCAATATGTTAGTTACGAGGCTACCAAAAAAGTTGTAAAGCCGACATTCTAGTTACGACTACAAACCAGACCACTTTTGCTGCGCTCACCATCCCAAATCAACCATCCTGATTCATTTGAGTGGCGACGAGAATGGTATTTTATACGGCATCGAATGTACAAAGGTTTGAATGATGAGGCCAAGGCCAAGAAAGGAGGACTGTGGTGAACCACCCTATCGCAGCGTGGTGCTAATCATGTGTTCAAATATGTAAATACAGATGTTATGAAACGGAGATGAAACCCTTATTTGCTGATCCTGCCAGTCTCTAAAGCAAATTGTATCGGAAACGTATAGAAAATGAGCTTCTTGAATCGGACGTCCGTGTCAGAGGAACGCAGTTTTTTTAGCGCAAAACAAACAACTGTATATCTAATGTGAGAAAAAATCCTTTATTAAAGTTCGTTCCTAAATGCTTGCCGTTCAAATGATTACTCACTAACTTATCCCATTACatactttttgcctttttttgttatattcaaaatgtgaaaattaacACATTCTACAATTATACGGCGTACACATATTTTGCTGCACAACAAACATCCAAATGACTATCGTTCTTCGGGTAGTTCACTCTCCACAATCCGGTTCACTACTTCCCGCggacttgtttttttgtttttgatgtaGTTTCGAATGGATGACACTATTTGTTTTAATGGGAGATTTGTTTATTTCGCATGCAGATGAAATTACTTTCGCAAGGGTACGACTCCAACCTAgaccaattttttaaatgatatgcTAACGTGCCTCGCCTCTTCTCCGCGAACTTCTCGAACAAAACCTTGCACGCATTTGTACAACACAAAATTCTCCGTCAAGTTCGAGTTAAAATGCACGGTTAGGGTACTTCGCGTGTTAGAGAAGTAAAGACCGGCCGCCTACTGCCACCGGAAATTGAGCTAGAAAATAAAACGAGCAAACAAGCGGTTCTCGATGAAGCGGGGAGACGGGTCAATTTGCTTTGGCAATGTCCAGCCCGCCGAAGACTTGCTCCAGGGCGGCCACCTCGTCCTGGGGCTTTTTCTCCCCCTTGACGGGTTTGGCGGAGTTGGCTGGCGCCGTTCTCTGCTGGATCTTGGCGATGGTCCACTGGGCCAGCTTTTGGGCCTCTTTTCGCTTGGTGGTGGTGGCCTTCGAGTTGGCAATGTGGCCGCAGCACTGAAAAGGAAGCAGGGTTTGGCTCGGTTTTCTTGGGATTAGGAAGTTGCTTTCTTACCAGGAACAATCCGTAAAGCGCTCGCAGGTTGTGGTTGTTCAGCTTAACTGCTTGGCTGTAGTACGATTTAGCGATTTCAATGTTGTCAAGGCCACCCTAAAGCGAGAAGTAACTGTTAGTACCATTCGCACGAACCCTCCCCATTACGCCCTACCATAGTGTACCGGATGTCCGCCAGCCGCTGGTGGATCAGATGGCTGTGGGGATTGTGCAGCAGCACCTCCTCCATGCAGAACGCCGCCTTCGCAAACTCCCCCTCCGCCAGATACAACGTGCACAGCTCGTGCCAGCCCTCCTGGTCCGACATGAACCGCTTCATGTAGTCGCACAGCTCCCGGATCGCCTCCCCGTTCCGGCCCTGCGCCTTGTAGATCGCCACCTTGCGCTTCCGCGGCGCCGCGTTCGTCTCGTCCTTCTTGATGATCTGATCGAGCACGTCCAGCGCGTCGTCGTACCGCTCCAGCGACTCCAGCAGCATCGACTTGTACTTTTGAATGCGCAGCGAGCCCGGGAACTCCGCCGTCAGCACCCGGATGCAGTCCTCCGCCGCCGTCGTCCGGTTACAATCCAACGCCGCAATCATGACCTGCTCCAGCACCAGGTGGCGCTCGTTGCCCAGCTTGCCCTGTTTGTCGCACAGTATCGCGTCCCACAGCTGCATCACATCGTCACTCTTGCGCTCGTTATCGTCACGCCACTTCCGGAACAGATCCCGAACATCTACGGcagaaaaaactaaaatcaaaaCATCACCCCACCAAGAAAACTAGGCAATCCTTACCTGACCAACTCATCTCCTCTAAATTGTACGACATATTGCACTTTGAAAATCAGTAAACCTTACCCGCGACGATTCTGTTGTTACAAACTGTCGCTAAATTATTCATTAAttccaattaaaattaattGGAAAAGTTACACACTTGCGAGCGGGTGAAAATTTTCACAcgattctcgagtttttttctGCTCCTTCTTTTGCTGCGAGTTGGCAGCTATGTCAAAAATAAGAGAAAAGGAAAGTACTGTCATCGCGTGGCCCAGGTGGCGTATAAGGACGTTTTTTTTGGGACGAGCAGGGATCACGCAACAACAATAATCAacataattgggtactaaagccctatgtcaatttttatgtaaaaaggtaaaaaaacacgtttaaaaaccatttctgatcacttttttttttcattttaatgcaaattttttttttcacaagacaacattttttcgatggatcaactatggtccccttggaacgagctgtcaagaaggaccgcgaggttaatttttcaaaattgatttcaaaatccattttaaactctttttggtcgtacaaagggtcattgtactcagaaaaataagctttgtcgctgtaaacaataatatcagcaatctaagcttcattttaggacccaattgcgtgtgcgtacacgaaaaagattgaggttaaattttgtaccagccagcaaaacaaatggcgtgctagtgtgcgtgagatcgggcttataTCACTCTATTACTGTTTCGaaaatagtttatttattttacagaGCGGAAAAGCACTCAACCGTCAAAACCAGTtatcaaactgatgttgacgttTCAACACCATTGTTTGGCATTTTCCGAACACGTAgtttcaagcttttgacagTCGTTGTCAGTCGTTCCAATCAGCGAATTTGGATTCGCTCATTCCAATGCAGTTTCATTCGAATTAGTGAATCCGCCTCGGAATCCGCTCTGAACTAGAACCTTGAAATTATAAGGGACGCATTTGGGCGCATTATAGGACGCCTATTGCTTTTTTGACAAGCAATCCAATGGTAAAAACCAAACAATCATTGAATTTTATggcagaaatattaaaaaatataaaaatttggaaacacagaaatttagaaataatctcttattttttttatttattttatcaaatattcataaattaaataaaaaaaaatcataaaaacacattaaaaaaaaacaaatatttcaaaatttaatggtttagaacatcaaaaattcaaatatgttttataaggctttctaggaccagtgaaaaaaaaattaactcttctggcacagtgtcctgatgcaaacaatgatcgagctcgagctgtcacagccctgcggaATATTTTGGCTGTTATATCGGACggtcagtaaaaaaaacagctagaagtcgcctgacaaacaAACTTTTGCTAGCAAGAGACatcaaatctgatgcaaacaaaccccagctgccatgtaaacattctttgaatgtgttggtaattttttgaccagaaagccttataaaaaaaacaaagcaaagcaatccactttagcgacccccgggtcttttgtggtctctgttgcaagtcacccaaaacctcttttacgcaaatgaaccgacgttttacttccccatccgatagaaggccaggaggataaggcgggaatcgaacccgcgccctatagcaacttagggattggcagccgaagccgctaaccaccgcgccacgaggccagAAAGCCTTATGCTACAATTGAAAAAAGTCTAAggaattataatttcaaaaactataaaatttaaaaaagtaggaaatcatatattttcaaacccaagaattaaaaattaaaaaaaaaatggaatttgaacatatttagaacatttttaacCCACCGGCAGTCACACTTTGTAATGACACTTgtagaaaatgccaaaacacgcgacttcccgtcCAAAACTCTCGTCAAAATTTCCAATctctaaattctctaaatttgagtttctaacctaaaaatctaaaataaatgtttattttttgtaattgaagaTGGTGGCAAAGAAgttaagaatttacgaatttaatggtacgttcgtttgatggctagttcggcactgagtgccgcactcagagctgtcaaagtgtttctttgaagaaactcgcgctagttccgcacgagtttcgccgccatcttggaactgaaactctagtgccgcactcgatattttttcagtttcatgcgagttccacgcacactgtcaaatgacgttcgattgaaccataactgacaccgacgagtgcggcactcagtgccgcactggctcttcaaacgaacgtaccataagatTAAAGCAAGGAttccagaatttaagaatttaagaatttaagaatttaagaatttaagaatataagaatttaagaatttaagaatttaagaatttaagaatttaagaatttaagaatttaagaatttactagtttaattttttttaatgtggaatttttgaattttaaataattttaagttaagtgaaattaaataaattatttcaaatttaagaatttttaaattacagaatttttCTTCCAGAACGCGAGAATAAAGATTTCTCGCGAGCTGCGTACCAGACTCATTCTCTCTCAGCCAAAACTCGCCACCTGGGTTCATCCGTTCCCTGTCGCAAAGTGCCGTCAGTCAAACTACGCTTAACTCGTTTTGGCGCGCGAATTTGTTGTGTCCCCGCATTTTTGGCCGCCTGTGAAGCCATTCGCACCTCGGAGTCCTACAGCAGTTCAAAATTTCCGCAAAGTTGTTGAAAGTATTTTCTGTTAAATTTTCGGACAGTTTGTTAAGTTTAGTGCTTGTTGGTTACGTTTTAAGTTGAGGAGTACGCAATGGCCGACGAAGACCAGCGCATTCGCGACATCCAGCGGGACTATCTGGACTTTCTGGATGATGAGGTAGGTTTTCCGCTTTGGGGGGTTGGGCTGGAACCGCTTTTTGTgacgatggtttttttttggttttggtagGAGGACCAGGGTGTGTATACGGCCCACGTCCGCAAGATGATCACGGACAGCGCCAAGCGGTTGGTGGTCAACGTGAACGATCTGCGCCGCAAGAATCCGGATCGGGCCAAGGCGCTGTTGAACAGTGCGTTCGACGAGCAGCTGGCCTTTTCGCGAGCGCTGAAGGAGTACGTTTCGACGGTGGATCCAACGTACGCCAAGACGCATGAGGAGTTCTTTGTGGCGTTTGAGGGAAGCTTTGGAAATAAGCACGTTACGCCGAGGTCGTTGACGTCGATTTTTTTGGGGAATTTGGTGTGCGTGGAGGGAATCGTTACGAAGGTGTCGTTGATCCGGCCGAAGGTCGTCAAGAGTGTGCACTATTGTGCGGCGACGAAGAAGGTCATGGAGCGACGGTACACGGATTTGACGTCGTTCGAGGCGGTTCCGTCGAGTGCGGTTTATCCGACAAAGGACGATGATGGGAATCCGCTGGAGACGGAGTTTGGCCTGTCGACTTATAAGGATCACCAGACGCTGACGATTCAGGAGATGCCCGAGAAGGCTCCGGCTGGACAGTTGCCGCGTTCGGTTGATGTGATTTGCGATGATGATCTGGTTGATCGTTGCAAGCCTGGAGATAGGGTTCAAATCGTGGGGAATTATCGTTGTCTGCCTGGGAAGCAGGGCGGTTACACTACGGGCACGTTCCGGACGATCTTGATTGCCAACAACATCTCGCAGTTGAACAAGGAGA
Coding sequences:
- the LOC120425865 gene encoding ER membrane protein complex subunit 2-like — its product is MSYNLEEMSWSDVRDLFRKWRDDNERKSDDVMQLWDAILCDKQGKLGNERHLVLEQVMIAALDCNRTTAAEDCIRVLTAEFPGSLRIQKYKSMLLESLERYDDALDVLDQIIKKDETNAAPRKRKVAIYKAQGRNGEAIRELCDYMKRFMSDQEGWHELCTLYLAEGEFAKAAFCMEEVLLHNPHSHLIHQRLADIRYTMGGLDNIEIAKSYYSQAVKLNNHNLRALYGLFLCCGHIANSKATTTKRKEAQKLAQWTIAKIQQRTAPANSAKPVKGEKKPQDEVAALEQVFGGLDIAKAN